Proteins encoded within one genomic window of Solibaculum mannosilyticum:
- the rny gene encoding ribonuclease Y gives MPFQTAIILIVVAVVVSAVVFGAIAFRLGVSHRKKIAEATMGSAEEEAKRIVSEAIKDAEAKKKESLVEAKDEIHRLRNEADKEIRDRRSEVQRQERRIHQKEESLDRKMENLEKKDETLNQKIHDAEERLSEVEGIKRSQFEMLERISGFTTEQAKEYLLKALEDELIHEKSVKVMEIEQQTKEEADKRARELVSQAIQRCAADHVAEATVSVVTLPNEEMKGRIIGREGRNIRTLETLTGVDLIIDDTPEAITLSSFDPIRRETARIALERLIADGRIHPARIEEMVEKAKREIDATIKAEGERAVIETGVHGMHIELVKLLGRLRYRTSYGQNVLKHSLEVAYLAGIMASELGEDPTLARRAGLLHDIGKALDHEMEGSHIELGVEVARRYKESEAVIHAIHAHHGDVEAKTVIACLVQAADAISAARPGARRENLENYIKRLEKLEEIACSFDGVERSYAIQAGREIRIMVKPEIVGDDRMVLIARDIVKKIENELDYPGQIKVHLIRESRAIEYAK, from the coding sequence GTGCCATTTCAAACCGCAATCATTTTAATCGTAGTCGCTGTGGTTGTCAGCGCTGTCGTTTTTGGAGCTATCGCCTTTAGGCTTGGCGTTTCACATAGAAAGAAGATTGCCGAGGCCACTATGGGGTCGGCTGAGGAGGAAGCCAAGAGAATCGTAAGCGAAGCCATCAAAGATGCAGAAGCCAAAAAAAAGGAGTCCTTAGTGGAAGCTAAGGATGAAATCCATCGCCTGCGCAACGAAGCGGATAAGGAAATCCGTGACCGGCGCAGCGAAGTCCAGCGCCAGGAGCGACGCATCCATCAAAAGGAAGAGTCTTTGGACCGCAAGATGGAAAACCTGGAGAAAAAGGACGAAACATTAAATCAGAAAATTCACGATGCCGAGGAAAGACTTTCTGAAGTAGAGGGCATCAAACGAAGCCAATTCGAGATGCTGGAACGTATCTCCGGCTTCACCACGGAACAGGCAAAGGAATATCTGCTCAAAGCTCTGGAGGACGAGCTGATTCATGAAAAATCGGTCAAGGTCATGGAGATTGAGCAGCAGACTAAGGAGGAGGCCGACAAACGGGCCCGTGAACTGGTGTCCCAGGCCATCCAGCGCTGCGCTGCTGACCACGTGGCAGAGGCCACCGTTTCGGTCGTCACCCTGCCCAATGAGGAGATGAAGGGTCGCATCATCGGCCGCGAAGGGCGCAACATCCGTACCCTGGAAACCCTCACCGGCGTGGATCTCATCATCGACGATACCCCTGAGGCCATCACCCTCTCCAGCTTTGATCCCATCCGCCGCGAGACCGCCCGCATTGCTTTGGAACGTCTCATCGCAGACGGACGCATCCATCCCGCCCGCATTGAGGAAATGGTGGAAAAGGCCAAACGTGAAATCGATGCCACCATCAAAGCCGAGGGCGAAAGAGCCGTCATTGAAACCGGCGTCCACGGCATGCATATCGAACTGGTCAAATTGCTGGGCCGTCTCCGTTACCGCACCAGCTATGGTCAAAACGTGTTGAAGCATTCCCTGGAGGTTGCCTATTTGGCAGGCATTATGGCCTCCGAATTGGGCGAGGATCCCACATTGGCCCGCCGTGCCGGTTTGCTGCACGACATCGGCAAAGCGTTGGATCACGAAATGGAAGGTTCTCATATTGAACTGGGCGTCGAGGTCGCCCGCCGGTATAAGGAGAGCGAAGCCGTCATTCACGCCATCCATGCCCATCACGGCGATGTGGAAGCAAAAACCGTTATCGCTTGTCTTGTACAGGCAGCCGATGCTATCTCGGCTGCACGTCCCGGCGCACGCCGTGAGAATCTGGAAAATTACATCAAGCGTCTGGAAAAGCTGGAGGAAATCGCCTGTTCCTTCGACGGAGTAGAGCGCTCTTACGCTATCCAGGCCGGCCGCGAAATCCGCATTATGGTCAAGCCCGAGATTGTGGGCGACGATCGTATGGTGCTCATCGCTCGGGACATCGTCAAGAAGATCGAAAATGAGTTGGATTATCCTGGCCAGATTAAAGTGCACTTAATCCGCGAGAGCCGTGCCATTGAGTACGCAAAATAG
- a CDS encoding biotin--[acetyl-CoA-carboxylase] ligase, translating to MKEEILNLLKQQHGWISGEVISQQMGITRSAVWKCMKALKEQGYHIESVTNKGYRLVSSPDVLTWGEIHPFLETRMLGQKIYTYDQVDSTNLEARRMAERGAPDGSLFVAETQNQGRGRLGRSWIGEPGGGIWMSLLLLPQVKPSDVSQITLIAGLAVCLAVRQYSGLPALIKWPNDVLIHGKKICGILTEMTAEIDRVSSLVVGIGINVNIDQFPATLKDTATSLSMEAGKQFARAPLVASVLNAFERHYFTFLEQGITHEFLTQYKQLCATLGRQVKVVKPGYVQEGLASDITLAGELVVDTGQGPLVVNAGEVSVRGIMGYQ from the coding sequence GTGAAAGAGGAAATATTAAACCTGCTGAAACAGCAGCATGGATGGATTTCTGGAGAAGTCATCAGCCAGCAGATGGGAATTACCCGTTCAGCGGTGTGGAAATGTATGAAAGCCCTTAAGGAGCAGGGATACCACATCGAATCGGTGACCAACAAAGGATACCGGTTGGTGTCGTCTCCCGATGTGTTGACGTGGGGGGAAATCCATCCTTTTTTGGAGACCCGTATGTTAGGACAGAAGATCTATACCTACGACCAGGTGGATTCCACCAATTTGGAGGCCCGCCGCATGGCCGAACGGGGGGCTCCCGACGGCAGTTTGTTTGTAGCCGAGACACAGAACCAAGGCCGGGGCCGGTTAGGGAGGTCCTGGATCGGCGAACCGGGCGGAGGTATCTGGATGAGCCTGTTGCTTCTTCCGCAGGTAAAGCCGTCTGATGTGTCCCAGATTACTCTGATCGCCGGTTTGGCAGTCTGTCTGGCAGTGCGGCAGTACAGCGGGCTTCCGGCGCTCATTAAATGGCCCAATGACGTGCTGATCCATGGGAAAAAAATCTGCGGTATCCTCACGGAAATGACGGCTGAAATCGACCGGGTTTCCTCCCTGGTGGTGGGGATCGGCATCAATGTGAATATCGACCAGTTCCCCGCCACATTGAAAGACACGGCCACGTCCCTCTCCATGGAAGCCGGAAAGCAGTTTGCCCGTGCACCGTTGGTGGCCAGCGTACTCAACGCTTTTGAGCGCCACTATTTCACCTTTTTGGAACAGGGCATTACCCATGAATTCCTAACCCAATATAAGCAATTGTGTGCCACGTTGGGCCGTCAAGTCAAAGTGGTGAAGCCGGGCTATGTTCAGGAGGGATTGGCATCGGACATCACGCTGGCCGGCGAATTGGTAGTGGATACCGGCCAAGGCCCCCTGGTGGTCAATGCAGGTGAAGTATCGGTCCGCGGTATTATGGGGTATCAATAA
- a CDS encoding TM2 domain-containing protein → MDNNQPMKFCKHCGAQIPQQAVICTYCGGQVEKLETEGPSNVIYNSNQNINANANMNYGMGIYSRPLNKWVAFVLCLLLGYLGVHKFYEGKAGMGILYLFTAGLFGIGWIVDIISILTKPNPYYVRIR, encoded by the coding sequence ATGGATAACAATCAACCGATGAAATTTTGTAAACATTGCGGCGCACAGATTCCTCAGCAGGCGGTGATATGTACTTATTGCGGCGGCCAGGTGGAGAAGCTTGAAACAGAAGGGCCCAGTAATGTCATATACAACAGCAATCAGAATATCAATGCAAACGCCAATATGAACTATGGGATGGGCATTTATAGCCGTCCTCTTAATAAATGGGTAGCTTTTGTGCTTTGCCTGCTTTTGGGATACTTGGGCGTCCATAAATTCTACGAGGGGAAGGCTGGAATGGGAATACTGTACCTTTTCACCGCTGGACTTTTTGGTATCGGGTGGATCGTGGATATCATTTCCATTCTCACCAAGCCGAATCCCTATTATGTAAGGATCCGATGA
- a CDS encoding biotin transporter BioY codes for MAEKVEAGQPVELRKKHGLHIVDIALIGLFVALMTVGGKIRINLGPIPFTTQFFFSSVGGMVLGAKRGVVVQLVYLAMGLVGLPVFADGGGFGYIFHLTFGYIVGFVASALVCGLVSDRLFSRKGNMRFWQAFLAALSGLLLLYLVGTVYFLAVKSFYLGEASSVGNALMACVVPFMWTDILWCICVALAAPRIRKAVGRML; via the coding sequence ATGGCGGAAAAAGTAGAAGCGGGACAGCCGGTGGAACTGCGAAAAAAACATGGGCTGCACATTGTAGACATAGCCCTTATCGGATTATTCGTGGCGCTGATGACGGTGGGAGGAAAAATACGCATTAACTTAGGCCCTATCCCATTTACAACCCAGTTTTTTTTCAGTTCTGTAGGCGGTATGGTGTTGGGAGCCAAACGGGGCGTAGTGGTACAGCTCGTATACTTGGCTATGGGACTGGTAGGGCTGCCGGTTTTTGCCGACGGCGGAGGATTTGGATACATCTTTCATCTGACCTTTGGGTATATAGTGGGATTTGTCGCCTCAGCTCTGGTATGTGGACTGGTAAGCGACCGGCTGTTCTCCAGAAAGGGGAATATGAGATTCTGGCAGGCTTTTTTGGCTGCACTTTCAGGCTTGCTGCTTCTCTACCTGGTGGGGACGGTTTATTTTCTCGCGGTAAAGAGTTTTTATCTTGGGGAAGCATCCAGTGTGGGGAATGCACTGATGGCCTGTGTGGTTCCCTTTATGTGGACGGACATATTGTGGTGCATCTGTGTGGCATTGGCAGCACCCCGCATCCGCAAAGCGGTGGGACGCATGCTGTGA
- a CDS encoding MarR family winged helix-turn-helix transcriptional regulator: MNHRIKSEIQSYYEFWFGLNEIYERWAKAHGITSNTLFVIHTINEYPDRCTPSVLCKCLLLSKQTVNSILNRLERDGYIQRSEAQEDKRSRFITFTPEGKSFAKNILDALYRYEEEALSRLSDAQRSAMLETSHGYLQEMRRAFPGSISRSNRSANQ, from the coding sequence ATGAACCACAGAATCAAGAGTGAAATCCAAAGCTATTATGAGTTTTGGTTTGGACTAAATGAGATTTATGAACGATGGGCAAAGGCCCATGGTATAACGTCCAATACCTTGTTCGTAATCCATACCATCAATGAATACCCCGATCGTTGTACGCCGAGTGTGTTGTGTAAGTGTTTGCTTTTGTCCAAACAGACCGTCAACAGCATCTTAAACAGGCTGGAACGAGACGGCTATATCCAGCGCAGCGAGGCACAGGAGGATAAACGGAGCCGTTTCATCACCTTCACCCCGGAGGGGAAGAGCTTCGCTAAAAATATATTGGATGCCTTGTACCGGTATGAAGAGGAAGCCCTTAGCCGATTGAGCGATGCACAACGTTCGGCCATGCTGGAGACAAGCCATGGATATCTGCAGGAGATGCGGCGCGCTTTTCCCGGATCGATTTCCAGGTCGAATCGATCTGCAAATCAGTAA
- the rpsR gene encoding 30S ribosomal protein S18, protein MAYDRSDRPRGRKGRKKVCSFCVDCIENIDYKDAARLRRFISERAKILPRRVTGTCAHHQRELTVAIKRARHIALLPFIND, encoded by the coding sequence ATGGCATACGATAGATCCGACCGCCCCCGCGGCCGTAAAGGACGCAAGAAGGTTTGCAGCTTCTGCGTGGATTGTATTGAGAACATCGATTATAAGGATGCAGCTCGTCTGCGCCGTTTTATTTCTGAGCGCGCTAAGATCCTGCCCCGCCGTGTCACCGGCACCTGCGCTCATCATCAGCGCGAACTGACTGTGGCCATCAAACGCGCCCGTCATATCGCTCTGCTCCCCTTCATCAACGACTAA
- a CDS encoding single-stranded DNA-binding protein, whose translation MLNTAILMGRLTADPELRHTTSSIPVVRFTLAVDRSYVPQGGERQTDFIDVVAWRKTAEFVSRYFRKGMLVAVQGSIQTRSYTDNQNIRRKAFEIVADNVHFAEPKRDSNAAPVAPMPRPDSQAPAPAAFASGDPGDFQEIDDDDLPF comes from the coding sequence ATGCTCAACACAGCTATTTTGATGGGTCGCCTCACAGCCGATCCTGAGCTTCGCCATACCACCAGCAGTATCCCTGTGGTCCGCTTCACTTTGGCGGTCGACCGTTCCTACGTCCCCCAGGGCGGCGAGCGGCAGACCGACTTTATCGACGTTGTGGCTTGGCGTAAAACAGCGGAGTTTGTCTCCCGCTATTTCCGCAAAGGCATGCTGGTGGCGGTACAAGGGTCCATCCAGACCCGCAGTTATACCGATAACCAGAACATTCGCCGCAAGGCTTTTGAAATTGTGGCGGATAACGTGCATTTTGCAGAACCAAAACGGGATAGCAATGCTGCTCCCGTAGCTCCCATGCCTCGCCCCGATTCCCAGGCCCCCGCTCCCGCGGCCTTTGCCAGCGGTGATCCCGGCGACTTCCAGGAGATCGACGACGACGATCTGCCCTTCTAA
- the rpsF gene encoding 30S ribosomal protein S6, translating into MADIKAKYETILVISTTLGEEGVKAMVEKFRARIERHATLEGYDEWGKRRLAYPINDETEGYYVLYNFESAPEFPAELDRICKITDGILRSLIVKKDA; encoded by the coding sequence ATGGCAGACATCAAAGCAAAGTATGAAACCATCTTGGTCATTTCCACCACTCTCGGTGAGGAAGGCGTCAAGGCGATGGTGGAGAAATTCCGCGCTCGTATCGAGCGTCACGCCACTCTCGAAGGTTACGACGAATGGGGCAAACGCCGTTTGGCTTATCCCATCAACGACGAGACCGAGGGCTATTATGTCCTTTACAATTTCGAGAGCGCTCCCGAATTCCCCGCTGAGCTGGACCGTATCTGCAAGATTACCGATGGTATCCTGCGTTCCCTCATTGTGAAGAAAGACGCGTAA
- a CDS encoding adenylate kinase — protein MVFLIAGASHTGKTVLAQKILEKYRIPYLSIDHLKMGLIRSGNVSLTPEDDEKLESYLWPIVREMIKTAVENRQNLVIEGAYIPFDWKESFDSGYLKDIRYYCLVMTKRYIENHFSDIQKYENAIETRKGNWNGTVQSVVAENTQNLELCRKYGCDFILIDTDYQVDIEL, from the coding sequence ATGGTGTTTTTAATTGCGGGAGCTTCTCATACAGGAAAAACAGTTTTGGCTCAGAAGATATTAGAGAAATACCGCATCCCATATCTCTCCATCGACCATTTAAAGATGGGCCTGATCCGAAGCGGGAATGTTTCTTTAACACCGGAAGACGATGAGAAACTGGAGTCCTATCTTTGGCCGATCGTCCGAGAGATGATAAAAACAGCGGTGGAGAACCGTCAGAACCTGGTGATAGAAGGCGCCTATATCCCTTTTGATTGGAAGGAATCTTTCGATTCTGGGTATTTGAAAGACATTCGATACTACTGTCTTGTGATGACAAAGAGGTATATTGAAAATCATTTTTCAGACATTCAGAAATATGAAAATGCAATCGAAACTCGCAAGGGAAATTGGAATGGCACTGTGCAGTCGGTCGTAGCGGAGAACACCCAAAATTTAGAACTCTGTCGGAAGTATGGCTGCGACTTTATTTTAATTGACACAGACTATCAGGTGGACATTGAGTTATGA
- a CDS encoding GNAT family N-acetyltransferase gives MNKGKRSEERMGLVNTPTLETARLRLRKFTEGDIDALFSIYRDPEVNTYLPWLPLTSLDQAKAFFAERYAKVYEQPMGYRYAICLKEDDVPIGYINVSTEDNHDLGYGLHKRFWHRGIVTEAGKAVIEQVQKDGFFYITATHDVDNPRSGEVMKRLGMQYQYSYEERWMPKDKTVIFRMYQRNFDGENDRVYRKYWDNSSVHFVEENI, from the coding sequence ATGAACAAAGGAAAAAGGAGTGAGGAGAGAATGGGACTAGTCAATACCCCCACATTAGAGACAGCCAGACTGAGATTGAGAAAGTTCACCGAGGGTGACATAGATGCCTTGTTTTCCATCTATAGGGACCCGGAAGTGAATACATACTTGCCGTGGTTGCCTCTTACGTCATTGGATCAAGCGAAAGCCTTCTTTGCAGAGAGATACGCCAAGGTGTATGAACAGCCGATGGGATACCGATACGCTATTTGCTTGAAGGAGGACGACGTGCCCATTGGGTATATCAACGTAAGCACAGAAGATAACCACGATTTAGGTTACGGATTACATAAGCGGTTTTGGCATAGGGGGATTGTGACGGAAGCGGGGAAAGCGGTAATCGAACAGGTACAGAAGGATGGATTTTTTTATATCACCGCCACCCACGACGTAGACAACCCGCGCAGCGGGGAGGTAATGAAGCGACTGGGAATGCAGTATCAGTATTCCTATGAAGAGCGTTGGATGCCGAAAGACAAAACGGTAATCTTCCGCATGTATCAGCGAAATTTCGATGGGGAAAATGATAGAGTTTATCGGAAGTATTGGGACAATTCATCGGTCCATTTTGTGGAAGAGAATATATAG
- a CDS encoding MarR family winged helix-turn-helix transcriptional regulator, protein MMQKDTRRIEKHIAMIFRVGQKYFARQLRPWDVGAGMHPFLIELGRTPGISQDELSMVMHVDKGTTARAVKKLIEQGFVSREVNPEDRRAYRLYLTSRGREVIPVIFSSISGWQDILLNGIEPSQREVIIEGLNRMLDNALDFFGKDPRREKGWLEEDREDCPGSIK, encoded by the coding sequence ATGATGCAGAAGGATACCCGCCGGATTGAGAAACATATCGCTATGATCTTTCGCGTGGGGCAGAAGTACTTTGCCCGGCAGTTGAGACCTTGGGATGTTGGGGCGGGAATGCATCCATTTCTCATTGAGCTGGGCAGGACGCCTGGGATCAGCCAGGACGAACTGTCAATGGTCATGCATGTGGACAAAGGCACGACGGCTAGAGCTGTCAAGAAGCTGATCGAACAGGGATTCGTCAGCCGAGAGGTCAATCCGGAAGACCGCCGTGCTTATCGTCTGTATCTTACATCTCGCGGGAGGGAGGTCATCCCCGTGATCTTTTCCTCCATCAGCGGGTGGCAGGATATTCTGCTCAATGGGATAGAACCGTCCCAGCGGGAGGTTATCATCGAGGGGCTTAACCGGATGCTGGACAATGCCCTGGACTTTTTCGGCAAAGACCCGCGCCGTGAGAAAGGGTGGCTGGAGGAAGACCGGGAAGATTGTCCTGGCTCTATTAAATGA
- a CDS encoding MATE family efflux transporter, whose protein sequence is MSETTKQLGSEADRNPLGTAPVGKLLLQFALPSVVAMLVNSLYNIVDQVFIGNGVGYLGIGATTIAFTITIISLSIALLIGNGGSALAAIRLGENKKEEAERILGNSFVLLVASSVIFAVLGLIFLEPMLRFFGSSDNILPYAVDYSSVILIGIPFVTVGTGLNNFIRTDGSPKMAMISMLVGAVLNTILDPIFIFPLQMGVRGAAIATVISQVVSLAVTFYYFARKSNMKLRVRTMRVKWNLTRSLIAIGISSCVTQLGNMILQIVLNNSLGYYGDLAGIGADITIPAMGIVFKLNGILISILVGISAGAQPILGFNKGAKHYHRIRKTYLLEAVMATIVAILGWLFAICVPDLAVSLFGGGDAAFTEFAAKCMRIFLLGVFCSGFQIVSANYFQATGQPLKATILSMSRQILLLIPLILILPTFLGLEGILYAGPVADVLAAVVVSFFIVHELRHLGRKAQTQKAQLEQQEQAG, encoded by the coding sequence ATGAGTGAAACCACAAAACAGTTAGGATCAGAAGCCGATCGCAATCCTTTGGGAACAGCGCCAGTAGGAAAACTTCTATTGCAGTTTGCCTTGCCTTCGGTGGTTGCCATGCTGGTGAATTCCCTTTATAATATAGTGGACCAGGTGTTTATCGGCAACGGCGTGGGATATCTGGGCATCGGCGCCACGACCATCGCATTTACCATCACGATTATCTCCCTGTCCATCGCGCTGCTCATCGGCAACGGCGGTTCGGCGTTGGCGGCAATCCGGCTGGGAGAAAATAAGAAAGAAGAGGCCGAAAGGATCCTCGGAAACTCTTTTGTATTGTTGGTTGCCAGTTCGGTAATTTTTGCAGTGCTGGGGCTTATTTTCCTGGAACCGATGTTGCGTTTTTTCGGTTCCAGCGATAATATTTTACCTTATGCAGTGGATTACTCCTCGGTTATTTTAATTGGTATTCCGTTTGTCACTGTCGGCACCGGGCTCAACAATTTTATCCGCACCGACGGCAGTCCCAAGATGGCTATGATTAGTATGTTGGTGGGCGCGGTGTTGAATACCATCTTGGACCCCATCTTTATTTTTCCCCTTCAGATGGGCGTACGGGGCGCTGCCATCGCTACCGTAATTTCTCAGGTGGTGTCGTTGGCTGTCACATTTTATTATTTTGCCCGCAAGTCCAATATGAAGCTTCGGGTTAGGACAATGCGGGTAAAGTGGAACCTCACCCGCAGTTTGATCGCCATCGGGATCTCCAGCTGTGTCACCCAGCTGGGAAACATGATCTTGCAGATCGTTCTCAACAATTCCCTGGGATACTACGGGGATCTGGCGGGCATCGGCGCCGATATCACCATTCCCGCCATGGGGATCGTCTTTAAACTCAACGGTATCTTGATTTCCATTTTAGTAGGGATTTCAGCCGGCGCCCAGCCCATTCTTGGATTTAACAAAGGGGCAAAGCATTACCACCGCATCCGTAAGACCTATTTGCTGGAGGCGGTGATGGCTACCATCGTGGCCATCCTAGGATGGTTGTTTGCCATCTGTGTGCCGGATTTGGCGGTCTCTCTGTTCGGCGGAGGAGATGCAGCCTTTACGGAATTTGCAGCCAAATGCATGCGGATCTTCCTGTTGGGGGTATTCTGTTCCGGGTTCCAGATTGTATCGGCCAACTACTTCCAGGCTACGGGACAGCCCCTCAAGGCAACCATCCTATCGATGAGCCGACAGATTCTGTTGCTCATACCGCTCATTCTGATTCTGCCCACTTTTTTGGGACTGGAGGGGATTCTCTACGCCGGTCCGGTGGCAGATGTATTGGCGGCAGTGGTGGTGTCTTTCTTTATTGTGCATGAACTGCGTCATTTGGGCCGCAAAGCCCAAACACAAAAGGCGCAATTGGAACAACAAGAACAAGCGGGATAA
- a CDS encoding CFI-box-CTERM domain-containing protein has product MEFYPGVCPECGKELQVPDERGTVRCMFCGEPISASEAIALAFQKDEGKMGDVNATLDQAERLLEGYLVQGDGTAKGFKRKDYPELFEQYVNRLQESVQYINVLETRMPENHELGCLYAQRFMARIMEHYHRSQQRGDKERVTNDYALFLVCYVVPALVKVGRPWSDQAADRMIELWNEEHPKRKLGKSSYEQLAGGFNQRRWCFITTAVCDTLGRPDDCYELNAFRRFRDGWLSQQPDGAELINEYYVLAPMLVERMKQSGRCGEISRELWEGPLSRCLTFLEEGKEEQCRRQYVEMVRGLQNRLF; this is encoded by the coding sequence ATGGAGTTTTATCCAGGTGTATGCCCTGAATGCGGCAAAGAGTTGCAGGTCCCGGATGAACGGGGGACGGTGCGCTGTATGTTCTGCGGCGAACCCATCTCGGCATCGGAAGCCATCGCCCTGGCCTTTCAGAAGGACGAGGGTAAAATGGGCGATGTAAATGCCACCTTGGACCAGGCCGAGCGGCTGCTGGAAGGGTATCTGGTTCAAGGGGACGGCACGGCAAAAGGGTTTAAACGGAAGGATTATCCGGAACTGTTTGAGCAGTATGTGAACCGTTTGCAGGAATCGGTACAATATATCAATGTCCTGGAAACCCGCATGCCGGAGAATCATGAGCTCGGTTGCCTCTATGCCCAGCGCTTTATGGCGAGGATTATGGAACACTATCACCGCTCCCAGCAGCGGGGGGACAAAGAACGCGTCACCAACGATTACGCCCTCTTTTTGGTGTGTTACGTCGTGCCGGCGCTGGTCAAGGTAGGACGGCCCTGGAGCGACCAGGCGGCCGACCGGATGATTGAACTGTGGAATGAGGAGCATCCCAAACGCAAGCTGGGCAAATCCTCCTACGAGCAGCTGGCAGGCGGATTCAATCAACGCCGCTGGTGCTTTATCACCACAGCGGTGTGCGATACTTTGGGGCGTCCCGACGATTGCTATGAGCTGAATGCTTTTCGGCGGTTCCGGGACGGCTGGTTATCCCAGCAGCCCGACGGTGCAGAACTCATCAATGAATATTACGTCTTAGCCCCCATGCTGGTGGAGCGGATGAAGCAAAGCGGCAGGTGCGGTGAAATCAGCCGTGAACTGTGGGAAGGCCCCCTCTCCCGATGCCTTACGTTCCTTGAGGAGGGAAAAGAAGAGCAGTGCCGCCGTCAGTATGTGGAGATGGTGCGGGGCCTTCAAAACCGGCTGTTTTGA
- a CDS encoding beta-ketoacyl-ACP synthase III, giving the protein MPVYVEATGHCLPVREVTNDELSTMVDTNDQWIRERTGIASRHVCSEETTLDLAEEASRRALQQSAVKVEDIGLVIAATFTSNVKVPCLAACLRERLGFNHAPAFDINGACTGFILGVATAQGLMEQLDIDTALVVGVDVLSRVTDWTDRSTCVLFGDGAGAAILRRGEKAGILSSVLDGENDVGEVLVCSSAPVKTPFYELDDGKDKIIMKGQPVFKFAVTAMCRSIREVLEKAGKTLDDVTWFVPHQANQRIIDFTAQRMGVDKTKFFVNLDHTGNTSAASIPMALDELNRSGNLHDGDLVLLVGFGGGLSSGAILIEWRD; this is encoded by the coding sequence ATGCCGGTATATGTCGAAGCGACAGGCCATTGCCTGCCGGTGCGCGAAGTGACTAATGATGAACTGTCCACTATGGTGGATACCAACGATCAATGGATTCGGGAGCGGACGGGGATTGCCTCCCGCCATGTATGCTCAGAGGAAACCACTCTGGATCTGGCAGAGGAAGCGTCCCGCCGCGCCCTCCAGCAGTCGGCTGTCAAGGTGGAGGACATTGGCCTGGTGATTGCGGCCACGTTTACATCGAATGTAAAGGTGCCGTGCCTGGCCGCCTGTTTGCGGGAACGGCTGGGGTTCAATCATGCCCCGGCCTTTGACATCAACGGCGCCTGCACGGGTTTTATCTTAGGCGTTGCTACCGCCCAGGGCTTGATGGAACAGTTGGACATCGACACCGCTTTGGTGGTGGGAGTGGACGTGCTCAGCCGGGTAACCGACTGGACCGACCGGTCCACCTGCGTGCTGTTTGGAGACGGAGCAGGCGCGGCCATTTTGCGCCGTGGGGAGAAGGCGGGAATTCTGAGCTCGGTGCTGGACGGGGAAAATGATGTAGGTGAGGTGCTGGTATGCAGCTCCGCCCCGGTCAAGACGCCGTTTTACGAGCTGGATGACGGCAAGGATAAGATCATCATGAAGGGCCAGCCGGTGTTTAAATTCGCTGTGACGGCCATGTGCCGTTCCATCCGGGAGGTGCTGGAAAAGGCCGGCAAGACACTGGATGACGTAACATGGTTTGTCCCCCACCAGGCAAACCAGCGTATTATTGATTTTACCGCCCAACGTATGGGTGTTGATAAAACGAAATTTTTTGTCAACCTGGATCATACAGGCAATACGTCCGCGGCCAGCATCCCCATGGCCCTGGATGAACTAAACCGCAGCGGCAACCTGCACGACGGGGATCTGGTACTTTTAGTTGGCTTTGGCGGAGGGTTATCCTCCGGAGCAATATTAATTGAGTGGAGAGATTGA
- a CDS encoding acyl carrier protein, whose amino-acid sequence MLEKIKEILQNNASYDGEITADTTFEEIGLDSLDMMQIIMDIEDEFGISVADDAGLKTVGELMNYIEEQQKNA is encoded by the coding sequence ATGCTGGAAAAAATCAAGGAAATTCTGCAAAACAACGCTTCTTACGACGGTGAAATCACTGCCGACACCACCTTTGAAGAAATCGGTTTGGATTCCCTGGACATGATGCAGATCATCATGGACATCGAAGACGAATTCGGCATCTCCGTGGCTGACGATGCCGGTCTTAAGACCGTTGGCGAGCTGATGAACTACATTGAAGAGCAGCAGAAAAACGCCTAA